Proteins from one Nitrobacteraceae bacterium AZCC 2146 genomic window:
- a CDS encoding hypothetical protein (product_source=Hypo-rule applied; pfam=PF11746), whose protein sequence is MKYISSWTVPQVSFNAAVARFVETGGTPPEGVKMLGRWHGMNGQGFSISESTDAKAMYRWVAQWSDLLPLTVTPCVEDADAGEVMASRSKR, encoded by the coding sequence ATGAAGTACATCAGTAGCTGGACTGTGCCGCAAGTATCGTTCAATGCCGCGGTAGCACGATTCGTTGAGACCGGGGGCACACCACCAGAGGGCGTCAAAATGCTGGGGCGCTGGCACGGCATGAACGGCCAGGGATTTTCGATCAGCGAATCGACAGATGCAAAGGCCATGTATCGGTGGGTCGCTCAATGGTCCGACCTACTCCCATTGACCGTCACGCCTTGCGTGGAGGACGCCGACGCGGGCGAGGTCATGGCGTCGCGAAGCAAGCGCTGA